In Trueperaceae bacterium, one DNA window encodes the following:
- a CDS encoding c-type cytochrome produces the protein MGKAILLLLCLVLLSVVAVESVAAQNGLGPGERVDGRSGPAPDSGGSGTAASQRDSEPSETILARAEAEAPVGAALFAANCSVCHGATGLGLEEAKLAFPPDHRDCSRCHKRGNAPTMSLRQIEMRQHDLFDVGEPPPLRGVGSLAAHAPPEAVRTYISAAMPRYRPGALSQEEYAAVTAFLLALNGR, from the coding sequence GTGGGTAAGGCGATCCTCCTGCTCCTCTGCCTGGTACTACTGAGCGTCGTCGCCGTCGAGAGCGTGGCTGCTCAGAACGGCCTGGGGCCCGGCGAGCGGGTCGACGGCCGGAGTGGACCGGCCCCCGACTCCGGCGGGAGCGGAACCGCGGCCTCCCAGCGAGACAGCGAGCCCTCTGAAACCATCCTGGCTCGCGCCGAGGCAGAGGCCCCCGTGGGAGCGGCACTCTTCGCCGCTAACTGTTCCGTCTGCCATGGCGCCACCGGCCTCGGGCTCGAGGAGGCGAAGTTGGCGTTCCCGCCCGATCACCGGGACTGCAGCCGCTGTCACAAGCGGGGCAACGCCCCGACCATGAGTCTGCGACAGATCGAGATGCGCCAACACGACCTGTTCGACGTGGGGGAACCACCGCCCCTGAGGGGTGTCGGCTCACTGGCGGCACACGCCCCGCCCGAGGCGGTGCGGACCTACATCTCTGCGGCGATGCCGCGCTACCGGCCAGGCGCCCTCAGTCAAGAAGAGTATGCGGCCGTCACCGCGTTCCTACTGGCGTTGAACGGCCGCTGA
- a CDS encoding methyltransferase domain-containing protein produces the protein MEQLRLERMVHGGLAIARLQGGRVVLVRGGVPGELVAAEPYESSGVLRAEVSEVIEASADRVERPRHPGLDYGHIAYHRQLELKREVVRDALGRALSARELLPPVSEVTPSPRIWSYRSAIQPAVSSGRLGYRLPGSDRVVELAHDPVANEALQTVWKLLSARRLPKGVREVAMRGNDEGEVLLALVATSPQRTLLEFAHELVREGVTGVSHARFDARGRFRGGSSRLAGARRIDQRYGRFDVTVTVSSFAQPNPSAASRLYLRLSEIAGAGDKATELFAGSGIIAFHLAARFGSVAAVEIDRGSVQRGAEDARRLGIDNVSFVRADAREARFEKGSDLIAVDPPRSGLSRQLREEIGRSAARRLLYVSCDPATWARDVAHLRQLGWRLDLVEPFDFYPHTHHVELLSHLSR, from the coding sequence GTGGAGCAGTTGAGGCTCGAGCGGATGGTGCACGGCGGCCTTGCGATCGCCCGATTGCAGGGTGGTCGCGTCGTGCTAGTTCGGGGCGGCGTCCCCGGTGAACTGGTTGCGGCCGAGCCGTACGAGTCCTCCGGTGTGCTGAGGGCAGAGGTCTCGGAGGTCATTGAAGCCAGTGCCGACCGGGTCGAGCGGCCTCGGCATCCCGGCCTCGACTATGGCCACATCGCCTACCATCGACAGCTCGAACTGAAGCGGGAGGTGGTCAGGGACGCCCTCGGACGCGCGCTCTCGGCCCGAGAGCTGCTGCCCCCCGTCTCCGAGGTTACCCCTTCGCCCCGGATCTGGAGTTACCGGAGCGCGATCCAGCCTGCCGTATCTTCCGGCAGGCTCGGCTACCGACTCCCCGGCAGCGACCGCGTCGTCGAACTGGCCCACGACCCCGTGGCGAACGAGGCACTGCAGACCGTCTGGAAGTTGTTGTCGGCGCGGCGCTTGCCCAAGGGCGTGAGGGAGGTCGCTATGCGCGGCAACGACGAAGGCGAGGTACTGCTTGCACTCGTCGCCACCTCTCCGCAGCGCACCCTACTGGAGTTCGCTCACGAACTCGTCAGGGAGGGCGTGACCGGGGTAAGCCATGCTCGCTTCGACGCCCGTGGCCGTTTCAGGGGTGGCAGCTCGCGGCTGGCCGGCGCCAGGCGCATCGATCAACGTTACGGCAGGTTCGACGTCACGGTCACCGTCTCCTCCTTCGCGCAGCCCAATCCTTCGGCCGCGTCCCGGCTCTACCTGCGTCTGTCCGAGATAGCGGGCGCAGGGGACAAGGCGACCGAGCTCTTCGCCGGTTCCGGCATCATCGCCTTCCACCTGGCGGCACGGTTCGGGAGCGTGGCGGCGGTGGAGATCGATCGTGGAAGCGTGCAGAGAGGCGCTGAGGATGCCCGGCGCCTGGGGATCGACAACGTCAGCTTCGTGAGGGCCGACGCGAGAGAGGCGCGATTCGAAAAGGGGTCGGACCTGATCGCAGTAGACCCGCCCAGATCGGGTCTGAGCCGGCAGCTGCGGGAAGAGATCGGCCGCTCCGCAGCCCGCCGTCTGCTCTACGTATCGTGCGACCCGGCCACCTGGGCCCGCGACGTGGCGCACCTCCGTCAGCTGGGTTGGCGGCTGGACCTGGTCGAACCGTTCGACTTCTACCCCCACACCCACCACGTCGAGCTCCTCTCTCACCTCAGTCGTTGA
- a CDS encoding ABC transporter permease codes for MKRSVQEIVELLVFGLIALLIGTGLLWLAGWIFDLVGVLFKFFAALIWSLLRFIVPVAIGAAIIYALVRLIQQQREKSAANRSAAAAKTSTTQSSSSPAAPRPVPPVTEAPSEGEGRATASEIWAPPQPSPPASSTDTLSEPQPPEDPGPVGETSPDATPPEPAPEDDRARYGTTSTADASPFDDRQADASASLDPTPAEEGITGSVPAADDETEFGSPSEERPAEGAGDERDEDRHHH; via the coding sequence ATGAAGCGGTCGGTCCAGGAAATCGTCGAACTGTTGGTCTTCGGACTCATCGCCCTGCTGATCGGGACCGGCCTGCTCTGGCTGGCCGGCTGGATCTTCGACCTGGTGGGAGTACTCTTCAAGTTCTTCGCGGCGCTCATCTGGAGCCTGCTTCGGTTCATCGTTCCGGTAGCCATCGGAGCGGCGATCATCTACGCTCTCGTGCGGCTGATCCAGCAACAGCGTGAGAAGAGCGCGGCGAACAGGTCGGCTGCAGCCGCCAAGACCTCGACGACCCAGAGCAGCAGTTCCCCTGCGGCCCCGCGGCCGGTACCTCCGGTGACGGAGGCGCCCTCAGAGGGGGAGGGTCGGGCGACGGCGAGCGAGATATGGGCTCCGCCTCAGCCTTCGCCACCAGCATCTTCGACCGACACGCTCAGCGAGCCGCAACCGCCAGAAGATCCCGGTCCGGTGGGCGAAACGTCACCCGATGCGACTCCGCCCGAGCCAGCGCCCGAAGACGATCGGGCTCGGTACGGCACCACCTCGACCGCGGACGCCTCGCCGTTCGACGATAGGCAGGCCGACGCTTCGGCTTCGCTGGACCCAACGCCAGCCGAGGAAGGGATCACCGGTTCGGTGCCTGCGGCAGATGACGAGACCGAATTCGGATCCCCGTCCGAGGAGCGGCCGGCGGAGGGCGCAGGAGACGAGCGGGACGAGGACCGGCACCACCACTGA
- the rph gene encoding ribonuclease PH, whose amino-acid sequence MREGRGVNELREVKVTPGFNRYAEGSALIEWGHTKVLATVTVDPRLPPHLRGKGNRSGGWLTAEYALLPRSTEERSPRERLYTGGRSQEIQRLIGRALRTVVDLSLFPNKTLIVDVDVLQADGGTRCAGIVAGYAALHQAANRMIFRGELDEWPLLFELGAVSVGIINDREYLDLEYSEDVAAQVDLNVVATGDGQVVEVQGGGEQRPLAAERYVSLVAMGVSAVEKLVSKVRTQLDEDKK is encoded by the coding sequence GTGCGCGAAGGGCGGGGAGTCAACGAACTGCGCGAGGTGAAGGTCACGCCTGGATTCAACCGGTACGCGGAAGGCTCGGCTCTCATCGAGTGGGGTCATACGAAGGTACTTGCCACGGTGACCGTCGACCCCCGGCTGCCGCCCCACCTCAGGGGCAAGGGGAACCGCAGCGGCGGCTGGCTGACCGCCGAGTACGCCCTCCTGCCGCGCAGCACTGAGGAGCGTTCGCCCCGCGAACGCCTCTACACCGGGGGGCGGAGCCAGGAGATCCAACGTCTCATCGGGCGGGCACTGCGAACCGTCGTCGACCTGAGCCTATTCCCGAACAAGACGCTGATAGTCGATGTCGACGTCTTGCAGGCCGACGGCGGCACTCGTTGCGCCGGCATCGTCGCCGGCTACGCGGCGCTGCACCAGGCCGCCAACCGGATGATCTTCCGCGGTGAGCTCGACGAGTGGCCGCTCCTCTTCGAGCTCGGCGCAGTGAGTGTCGGGATCATCAACGACCGCGAATACCTCGACCTGGAGTACAGCGAGGACGTCGCCGCCCAGGTGGACCTGAACGTCGTTGCCACCGGAGACGGCCAGGTCGTCGAGGTGCAGGGAGGCGGAGAGCAGCGCCCCCTGGCCGCCGAACGTTACGTATCGCTGGTGGCGATGGGCGTGAGCGCGGTCGAGAAGCTGGTCAGCAAGGTTCGGACCCAGCTGGACGAGGACAAGAAGTGA
- a CDS encoding PLP-dependent transferase, whose amino-acid sequence MSEHLETLAIHAGGGPDPATGAVIAPIHLATTFERSADGSYPHGYVYTRSGNPNREALERTLAAVEGGAAAVTFASGSAAASVALRALLKPGDRLLVPDDMYHGIRKLLLQHLSPWGIQPVQVDMTSLAAVEAALAEGAGAVWIETPSNPMLKITDVEAVSGLAHAAGAKVVCDSTWMPARSLRAFELGADLLLLATTKYIAGHSDVLGGALVLREPGEELDAIRSLQQSEGAVPSPFDCWLTLRGMKTLPYRLRGHEQNAGAVAAFLAEHERVTRVHYPGLPGHPGYETARRQMRGSGAMLSFQVEGGEEVAMAVAASVRLITRATSLGGVESLIEHRASVEGPESRTPRDLLRLSVGLEHPEDIVADLRAALAAA is encoded by the coding sequence TTGAGCGAGCACCTTGAGACGCTGGCCATCCACGCAGGCGGAGGACCGGACCCGGCTACCGGCGCCGTGATTGCGCCGATCCACCTCGCCACGACCTTCGAACGGTCCGCGGACGGCAGCTACCCCCACGGCTACGTCTACACTCGCTCCGGGAATCCGAACCGTGAGGCGCTCGAGCGGACCCTGGCGGCCGTCGAAGGAGGCGCCGCCGCGGTAACTTTCGCATCCGGCTCCGCGGCCGCATCGGTAGCGTTGAGGGCGCTCTTGAAGCCGGGCGATCGGCTGCTGGTGCCGGACGATATGTACCACGGCATCAGGAAGCTGCTGCTGCAGCACCTGTCGCCCTGGGGCATCCAACCGGTCCAGGTGGACATGACGAGCCTAGCGGCCGTCGAGGCGGCCCTTGCGGAGGGAGCGGGTGCGGTGTGGATCGAAACTCCCTCGAACCCGATGCTGAAGATCACCGACGTCGAGGCCGTCTCCGGGCTCGCTCATGCGGCCGGCGCCAAGGTCGTTTGCGACTCCACCTGGATGCCGGCACGTTCGCTGCGAGCGTTCGAACTCGGTGCGGACCTGCTCCTGCTGGCCACGACCAAGTACATCGCCGGACACTCCGACGTCCTCGGCGGGGCGCTGGTCCTCCGCGAGCCGGGCGAAGAGTTGGACGCTATCAGGTCGCTCCAGCAGAGCGAGGGCGCGGTGCCGTCTCCGTTCGATTGCTGGCTCACGCTGCGAGGGATGAAGACCCTCCCGTACCGGCTACGGGGGCATGAGCAGAACGCGGGAGCGGTCGCGGCCTTCCTCGCCGAGCACGAAAGGGTGACGAGAGTGCACTATCCGGGTCTGCCGGGCCATCCGGGATACGAAACGGCGAGGAGGCAGATGCGTGGCAGCGGCGCGATGCTCTCGTTCCAGGTAGAAGGGGGAGAGGAGGTCGCCATGGCGGTAGCCGCTTCCGTCCGACTCATCACCAGGGCTACGTCGCTCGGGGGGGTAGAGAGCCTGATCGAGCACCGGGCGTCAGTGGAGGGACCGGAGAGCCGCACGCCCCGCGACCTTCTGCGGCTCTCCGTGGGGCTCGAGCATCCCGAGGACATCGTCGCCGATCTGCGGGCGGCGCTGGCGGCAGCGTGA
- the rdgB gene encoding RdgB/HAM1 family non-canonical purine NTP pyrophosphatase yields MKLVLATRNRGKIEEFRRALEPLGVELRSALDTDLGPAPEESGSSYEENALIKAAHATHVTGLVALADDSGLEVDALGGGPGIYSARFGGRLSEGERIAHLLQKMKNVPEGERSAKFRCVLVLAGPNGRVRSFEGSCEGRILPGPRGERGHGYDPVFWSPDLGKTFAEATTEEKEAVSHRGQAVASLLEWAKDGLAGFVDEERAAD; encoded by the coding sequence GTGAAGCTGGTTCTCGCCACTCGCAACAGGGGGAAGATCGAAGAGTTCCGCAGGGCGCTGGAGCCTCTTGGCGTCGAACTCCGATCGGCCCTCGACACCGACTTGGGGCCGGCGCCCGAGGAGTCGGGATCGAGCTACGAGGAGAACGCCCTGATCAAGGCGGCCCACGCGACTCACGTGACGGGCCTGGTAGCGTTGGCAGACGACTCCGGGCTCGAGGTGGATGCGCTGGGCGGCGGTCCGGGGATCTATTCGGCCCGCTTCGGAGGCAGGCTCAGCGAAGGAGAGAGGATCGCCCACCTCTTGCAGAAGATGAAGAACGTGCCGGAAGGGGAGCGAAGCGCGAAGTTCCGATGCGTGCTTGTCCTGGCCGGCCCCAACGGGCGGGTGAGGTCGTTCGAAGGCAGCTGTGAGGGTCGGATCCTGCCTGGCCCCCGCGGCGAGCGCGGCCACGGTTACGATCCCGTCTTCTGGAGCCCCGACCTGGGCAAGACCTTCGCGGAAGCGACCACCGAAGAGAAGGAAGCGGTCAGTCACCGCGGTCAGGCAGTCGCCAGCCTGCTCGAGTGGGCGAAGGACGGCCTCGCCGGGTTCGTGGACGAAGAGCGGGCGGCCGACTGA
- the murI gene encoding glutamate racemase, with protein sequence MLDLRDSPLGVFDSGVGGLTVLRELQRSLPHEDFLYLGDTARVPYGSKPAEMVREFAREISWALIDRDVKGIVIACNTASATSLPELADHLPVPVWGVIEPGVRAAAASGGTGRIGILGTVSTIRSRAYQSRLEALGLETWARACPLFVPIVEEGVSDTEIAELVARHYLGDRPPLGAVILGCTHYPVLKGTLQTVLGARVELVDSAESTAATVAGDLEKMGLTSPREREGRIHHLVTGDLDSYLHTARVLGGPEGTAERLALPLGPRDAALSSTIG encoded by the coding sequence GTGCTCGACCTGCGCGACTCCCCCCTCGGCGTTTTCGATTCGGGCGTGGGCGGACTCACCGTACTGAGGGAGCTGCAACGCTCGCTTCCGCACGAGGATTTCCTCTATCTGGGCGACACCGCCCGCGTCCCCTACGGGAGCAAGCCGGCCGAGATGGTCCGGGAGTTCGCCCGGGAGATCTCCTGGGCCCTCATCGACCGCGACGTCAAAGGAATAGTCATCGCCTGCAACACGGCTTCGGCCACGAGTCTTCCCGAACTCGCCGACCACCTGCCCGTTCCGGTGTGGGGCGTCATCGAGCCCGGGGTGCGAGCGGCCGCGGCGAGCGGCGGAACGGGCCGGATCGGCATCCTCGGCACGGTTTCCACCATCCGCTCCCGGGCGTACCAGTCCCGGCTCGAGGCTCTCGGCCTCGAAACCTGGGCTCGCGCCTGCCCGCTCTTCGTTCCTATCGTAGAGGAGGGCGTGTCTGATACGGAGATCGCCGAGCTGGTCGCCCGCCACTACCTAGGTGACCGTCCTCCCCTTGGGGCCGTGATCCTCGGCTGCACCCACTACCCGGTGCTCAAGGGCACGCTGCAGACGGTCCTCGGCGCGAGAGTCGAACTCGTTGACTCGGCCGAGTCAACAGCCGCGACAGTAGCGGGCGACCTGGAGAAGATGGGGCTGACCTCGCCACGCGAGCGGGAGGGCCGCATCCACCACCTCGTCACCGGCGACCTCGACAGCTACCTGCACACCGCTCGGGTTCTCGGCGGTCCGGAGGGCACCGCCGAAAGGTTGGCGCTGCCGTTGGGGCCTCGCGACGCCGCACTCTCGAGCACGATCGGCTGA
- a CDS encoding tetratricopeptide repeat protein has product MNSSKPIVALMLALAISPALAQDEPSRARQDGAAAVVSQEWQGLPEAAQQALEEGNEAMAEALATYDAQYPDRRLWQEAFHHGRRAMSLAPEHPAPLRFLAEAYSRANWYGPAWDAWLEYLERGNLLDAEATPLFSNVGAQLGYTYYQQGELEEAAEVYTQIIEVIPFDLQAHAWMGRIMVETGRPEQAISYWQTVVDRNPSDERAQYFLELAREQARWGTRAVNAFREGVALYEEGNLDQARERFARASSINPEYAEAWAWLGRVAFENENYLDARTYYRRASSLRPENETYAYFLEESDRRVEATAQTPDGASEIEQNAGGGAGGTPAQDGPDTDPARPNPLDEEPPAPDEQP; this is encoded by the coding sequence ATGAACTCTTCCAAACCTATCGTCGCGCTGATGCTGGCACTCGCCATCTCTCCCGCGCTGGCTCAGGACGAGCCCTCGAGAGCGCGTCAGGACGGCGCCGCCGCCGTCGTTTCCCAGGAGTGGCAGGGGCTGCCCGAAGCGGCTCAGCAGGCGCTCGAGGAGGGCAACGAGGCCATGGCCGAGGCGTTGGCGACCTACGACGCCCAGTACCCCGACAGGCGCCTCTGGCAGGAGGCCTTCCACCACGGCCGCAGGGCGATGAGCCTGGCTCCCGAACATCCCGCGCCGCTCCGCTTCCTCGCCGAAGCGTATAGCCGAGCCAACTGGTACGGACCGGCCTGGGATGCCTGGCTCGAGTACCTGGAGCGAGGCAACCTGCTGGATGCCGAGGCCACCCCCCTCTTCAGCAACGTCGGCGCCCAGTTGGGCTACACCTACTACCAGCAGGGTGAACTGGAGGAGGCCGCCGAGGTCTACACGCAGATCATCGAGGTCATCCCGTTCGACCTGCAGGCCCACGCCTGGATGGGTCGGATCATGGTCGAGACCGGTAGGCCGGAACAGGCGATCAGCTACTGGCAGACGGTTGTCGACCGCAACCCGAGCGACGAACGCGCCCAGTACTTCCTCGAATTGGCGCGCGAGCAGGCCCGTTGGGGCACGAGGGCCGTGAACGCCTTCCGGGAAGGCGTCGCTCTGTACGAGGAGGGGAACCTGGACCAGGCCCGCGAGCGGTTCGCTCGAGCCTCCTCGATCAACCCCGAGTACGCCGAAGCCTGGGCCTGGCTCGGCCGGGTAGCGTTCGAGAACGAGAACTACCTCGATGCGCGTACCTACTATCGGCGAGCGAGCAGCCTGAGGCCCGAGAACGAGACGTACGCCTACTTCCTGGAGGAGAGCGACCGCCGCGTCGAGGCCACCGCCCAGACTCCCGATGGCGCGAGCGAGATCGAGCAGAACGCGGGCGGTGGGGCGGGAGGTACGCCGGCGCAGGATGGGCCGGATACGGACCCTGCCCGACCGAATCCGCTCGACGAGGAGCCGCCGGCACCCGACGAGCAACCTTAA
- the glpX gene encoding class II fructose-bisphosphatase — MPKSQLKRGESGQGQRDEAQPNGKTGRAKTGFPTGDMERALVLDTVRVTEQAAIAASRAAGKGDSDLVDQAGTDAMRRLLNELEIDGEIVIGEGERDEAPMLFIGERVGRAGEGRWPVDIAVDPVEGTSITARMVNNAVAVIALAEKGGLFQAPDTYMEKLIVGPPAAGKVDLTWPAAANLRAVAMSLDRTIEDLTVVILDRPRHEELIKEVRATGVRVKLIGDGDVIAALSAAVRGTNVHAVMGTGGAPEGVLAAAALKCLGGEIQARFKPRNDAERERLEAMGASTERVYNTLDLAPGEHIVFSATGITDGDLLRGVKFFKNGARTHTVSMGYHTRVVRFSDAVHLLGDGARVHIQI; from the coding sequence ATGCCGAAGAGCCAACTGAAGCGGGGAGAAAGCGGGCAGGGCCAGCGGGACGAGGCACAGCCCAACGGTAAGACGGGCAGAGCCAAGACGGGCTTTCCGACGGGCGACATGGAGCGCGCCCTGGTGCTCGACACGGTCCGGGTCACAGAGCAGGCGGCCATAGCAGCGAGCCGCGCCGCCGGCAAGGGTGACTCCGACCTGGTCGACCAGGCCGGGACCGACGCGATGCGACGGCTCCTGAACGAACTCGAGATCGATGGTGAGATAGTAATCGGCGAGGGGGAGCGCGACGAGGCTCCCATGCTCTTCATCGGCGAGCGGGTCGGCCGGGCGGGCGAGGGGCGCTGGCCGGTCGACATCGCGGTCGACCCGGTCGAGGGGACCAGCATCACCGCTCGGATGGTGAACAACGCCGTGGCCGTGATCGCCCTTGCCGAGAAGGGCGGCCTGTTCCAGGCACCCGATACCTACATGGAGAAGCTCATCGTCGGTCCGCCGGCGGCGGGCAAGGTCGACCTCACCTGGCCGGCGGCCGCCAACCTGCGGGCGGTCGCGATGAGCCTCGACCGCACCATCGAGGATCTGACGGTAGTGATCCTCGATCGACCTCGTCACGAGGAGCTGATCAAGGAGGTCAGGGCTACCGGCGTGAGGGTGAAGCTGATCGGCGACGGCGACGTCATCGCGGCTCTGTCGGCGGCGGTACGCGGGACCAACGTGCATGCCGTGATGGGTACCGGGGGCGCCCCCGAGGGGGTGCTTGCCGCCGCCGCCCTGAAGTGCCTCGGGGGAGAGATCCAGGCGCGCTTCAAGCCTCGCAACGACGCGGAGCGTGAGCGGCTGGAAGCGATGGGGGCAAGTACCGAGCGGGTTTACAACACCCTCGACCTGGCACCGGGTGAGCACATCGTGTTCAGCGCGACCGGTATCACCGATGGCGACCTGCTGCGCGGCGTCAAGTTCTTCAAGAACGGGGCGCGGACCCACACCGTGTCGATGGGTTACCACACGAGGGTGGTTAGGTTCTCGGACGCGGTCCACCTGCTGGGAGACGGCGCCCGGGTGCACATACAGATCTGA
- the hisIE gene encoding bifunctional phosphoribosyl-AMP cyclohydrolase/phosphoribosyl-ATP diphosphatase HisIE, translated as MSEVSDMAQDETRVAGVRVEFGEDGLVPVVAQDESSGQVLMLAYANRQAVELTIATRRAHYFSRSRDHLWRKGDSSGHVQQVSRVAVDCDGDTLIYFVEQTGAACHTGERSCFYRAEKLSQDDEREGAGEEGAFVPTAAAESSTAERGLVLGRALALLESVVEARLRELPDGSYVAALHRRGLGYISQKVVEEAGETIVAALERSEDRLTEEAADLLFHLAVLLHESGQSLATVAALLESRQREARGRLPPA; from the coding sequence GTGAGCGAGGTGTCGGATATGGCGCAGGACGAGACGAGGGTCGCCGGCGTACGGGTCGAGTTCGGCGAGGACGGGCTGGTACCGGTCGTCGCTCAGGATGAATCGTCGGGCCAGGTGCTGATGCTCGCCTACGCCAACAGGCAGGCGGTCGAACTCACCATCGCGACCCGCCGCGCCCACTACTTCAGTCGTTCCAGAGATCACTTGTGGCGCAAGGGCGACAGCAGTGGCCATGTACAGCAGGTGAGCAGAGTGGCTGTCGACTGCGACGGAGACACTCTCATCTACTTCGTCGAGCAGACGGGCGCCGCCTGCCATACCGGGGAGAGGAGCTGCTTCTACCGGGCCGAGAAGTTGTCACAGGACGATGAGCGGGAGGGCGCAGGCGAAGAAGGCGCCTTCGTCCCGACCGCAGCAGCTGAATCGAGTACGGCCGAGCGAGGTCTGGTCCTGGGACGCGCTCTGGCACTGCTGGAGAGCGTTGTCGAGGCGCGTCTGCGTGAGCTGCCCGACGGATCCTACGTTGCCGCACTTCACCGCCGCGGACTCGGCTACATCTCCCAGAAAGTCGTGGAGGAGGCGGGGGAGACGATCGTGGCGGCGCTGGAGCGAAGCGAGGACAGGTTGACCGAAGAGGCAGCCGACCTCCTCTTCCACCTGGCGGTGCTGCTCCATGAGAGCGGGCAGAGCCTCGCTACGGTCGCTGCTCTGCTCGAATCGCGCCAGCGCGAGGCGAGAGGCCGACTCCCGCCGGCGTAA
- the hisF gene encoding imidazole glycerol phosphate synthase subunit HisF, whose protein sequence is MLAKRVIPCLDVHKGRTTRGQQFGRAELGELEDVGDPVTLAVRYDEQGADELVLYDITATSEGRRAILDVVTRVAERCFMPLTVGGGVGDLNDFRALFLAGADKVSLNSGAVASPELIRQAAEQYGSQAVVLSMDVKRKADAWEVMSAGGRKATGLDPVAWAERGQAMGAGEIVVNSIDADGMKSGYDLALMREVSRAVDVPVVASGGAGNARHMLEVLVSGGVDAALAAGIFHRGETTVGQVKELLAAGGVRVRPT, encoded by the coding sequence GTGTTGGCGAAACGGGTCATCCCCTGCCTCGACGTCCACAAGGGGCGCACGACCAGAGGCCAGCAGTTCGGCCGGGCCGAACTGGGGGAGTTGGAAGACGTGGGCGATCCGGTCACTCTGGCGGTGCGTTACGACGAGCAGGGTGCCGACGAACTCGTTCTCTACGACATCACGGCGACATCGGAAGGACGCAGGGCGATACTCGATGTCGTCACCAGGGTGGCGGAGAGGTGCTTCATGCCGCTCACAGTTGGCGGCGGCGTAGGGGACCTGAACGACTTCCGGGCACTCTTCCTGGCCGGGGCCGACAAGGTGTCGCTCAATTCCGGAGCGGTAGCCAGCCCCGAGCTCATCCGCCAGGCCGCCGAGCAGTACGGTTCGCAGGCGGTGGTGCTGTCGATGGACGTCAAGCGCAAGGCCGACGCCTGGGAGGTGATGAGCGCCGGTGGACGCAAGGCCACGGGGCTCGATCCGGTCGCCTGGGCTGAGCGTGGACAAGCGATGGGCGCCGGCGAGATCGTGGTCAACAGCATCGACGCCGACGGCATGAAGAGCGGTTACGATCTCGCCTTGATGAGGGAGGTGTCTCGGGCGGTCGACGTGCCCGTCGTCGCGTCGGGTGGAGCGGGGAACGCCCGGCACATGCTGGAGGTTCTCGTCTCCGGCGGAGTCGACGCCGCCCTGGCCGCCGGCATCTTCCACAGAGGGGAGACGACGGTGGGTCAGGTCAAGGAGTTGCTCGCCGCCGGGGGGGTAAGGGTGAGGCCCACGTGA